One genomic window of Fusarium fujikuroi IMI 58289 draft genome, chromosome FFUJ_chr01 includes the following:
- a CDS encoding related to high-affinity phosphate permease, phosphate-repressible, with the protein MSILSRYSLRQNRGFLGSDSSALPSQDAQDRQQLRYELDLNSWNFRIWGVCASGFLTDSYNLFSTNVILASIAFVYWPNGPEWSGLLINFFTLLGSVVGQILFGYLADRYGRTRLYGVELVLVIVSTIGVATSSHGYNDLSFLGLFIWWRFVMGIGIGAEYPLSAVITSEWSSTQSRATMLSSVFMMQPIGQALAQLVGLFVLLGFERSHNLQGMRCGLDRLHEEECKKALDGVWRIVIGSGAVPALLAIIFRFFLFDCGIYSLEVRNKPRMALANTQRIYGAPQGAGLEAFPSGGVNGRSMNGGVGGQNSFPMNQFVRGQAPATYQTTSPDGNHHVAPSYRTNGLADGMHLASSSQQPMPVQFSREDLHNYFIRDGNWAYLLGTAATWFFLDVSFYGMSLDNRGTLSTMWATTTPTKIDDSLECWTSSLRGGNSTVPDWATDGLPVWSTDATHPCNTIYDVLIEQTKQYLLTVSLASIAGSACFVLFANRIPRRQWLTASFLVLAGFFVITGCVYYGVHQQKGAPATVVFVAICHFMFNFGANTLTFIIPAEIFPTCYRCLCHGISAAAGKLGSLVAVLVVYGINQSYQAENRQGLIFLLFGSVAAVGALFSWAYLPDSQRRVEYDGKSYLESKTLEELGEGRVKARLGGELVTIEEKWDAIKRRKRGSMRSDPSVPDGTI; encoded by the exons ATGTCTATTCTCTCGAGATATTCTTTGCGCCAAAACCGCGGGTTCTTGGGCTCGGACAGTTCTGCTCTGCCATCGCAGGATGCGCAG GATCGTCAACAATTGCGCTACGAGCTTGACCTGAACTCATGGAACTTTCGCATCTGGGGTGTTTGTGCCTCTGGCTTTTTAACAGATTC ctataatCTCTTCTCGACAAATGTGATCCTCGCTTCTATCGCATTTGTATACTGGCCCAATGGCCCGGAATGGTCGGGTCTactcatcaacttctttACACTCTTGGGCTCCGTTGTTGGTCAGATCCTCTTTGGCTACCTTGCGGATCGCTATGGCCGAACTCGCCTCTACGGCGTTGAGCTCGTCCTGGTCATTGTTTCCACGATTGGAGTCGCCACTAGCAGTCATGGCTACAATGATCTTTCCTTCCTCGGTCTGTTCATTTGGTGGCGTTTTGTCATGGGCATTG GAATAGGGGCTGAATATCCGCTCAGCGCCGTCATCACATCGGAATGGTCCAGTACACAATCTCGCGCTACTATGCTCTCGTCCGTTTTCATGATGCAGCCCATCGGCCAAGCGCTGGCCCAGTTGGTCGGTCTGTTTGTCCTCCTCGGCTTCGAGCGAAGCCATAACCTCCAGGGAATGCGCTGCGGGCTCGACAGACTGCATGAAGAGGAATGCAAAAAGGCATTGGACGGCGTCTGGCGCATTGTGATCGGGTCAGGTGCCGTCCCTGCACTgctcgccatcatcttccGCTTCTTCCTGTTCGACTGTGGTATTTACAGCCTTGAGGTCAGGAACAAACCGAGGATGGCTCTAGCGAATACCCAAAGAATCTACGGTGCCCCGCAAGGTGCTGGGCTAGAAGCATTCCCCAGCGGAGGTGTCAACGGGCGCTCCATGAATGGCGGTGTTGGCGGACAAAACTCGTTCCCGATGAACCAATTTGTTCGAGGTCAAGCACCAGCAACATATCAGACTACCTCCCCCGATGGGAACCACCATGTCGCACCTTCGTATCGCACAAATGGCCTTGCAGATGGGATGCATCTTGCGAGTAGCTCGCAGCAGCCGATGCCGGTGCAGTTTTCGAGGGAGGACCTCCACAACTACTTCATCCGCGACGGGAACTGGGCATATCTACTGGGCACGGCGGCAACGTGGTTTTTCTTGGACGTCTCGTTCTATGGCATGAGCCTCGATAATAGAGGCACTCTGTCGACGATGTGGGCGACTACCACGCCGACCAAGATTGACGACTCCCTCGAGTGTTGGACATCATCGCTTCGCGGGGGGAATTCGACAGTACCGGATTGGGCCACCGATGGACTTCCAGTTTGGTCGACCGACGCGACGCACCCCTGCAACACCATCTACGACGTGCTTATCGAGCAGACAAAGCAGTATCTCTTGACCGTCTCGCTTGCATCCATTGCGGGCAGCGCTTGTTTCGTCTTATTTGCCAACCGCATCCCACGACGTCAGTGGCTCACAGCATCCTTCCTCGTTCTCGCTGGgttcttcgtcatcactgGATGCGTCTACTACGGCGTCCATCAGCAAAAAGGTGCTCCGGCCACAGTGGTGTTTGTAGCCATCTGCCACTTCATGTTCAACTTTG GTGCCAATACATTAACATTTATCATACCAGCCGAAATCTTCCCCACCTGTTATCGTTGTCTGTGCCACGGAatctctgctgctgcagggAAGCTAGGCAGTCTCGTTGCTGTTCTAGTGGTATACGGAATAAACCAGTCATATCAAGCAGAGAACAGACAAGGACTCATCTTTCTCCTATTTGGGTCTGTGGCTGCTGTGGGTGCCCTCTTCTCCTGGGCATACCTACCCGATTCCCAACGTCGCGTCGAGTACGATGGTAAGAGTTATCTCGAGTCCAAAACgctcgaggagcttggtgaagGAAGAGTCAAAGCACGACTTGGGGGCGAGCTGGTGACGATAGAAGAGAAGTGGGATGCTatcaagaggaggaagagaggatcCATGAGAAGCGACCCTTCTGTGCCAGATGGTACTATATAG
- a CDS encoding related to glutathione transferase omega 1, translating to MTALNTPPPGSGSGSGPGLSATFSTPGLPPDYRDALELGLQGYVAPGIEEAYHIHAIHNSATIATPAALGQFGILAPIAVSVPVVETPADRIFSVQNNAHTQEIRRSGGHLSSKIIVDPPDLEMWRNKLFNVDETIVLTHEEFETYFPHVDNVYSHRSTQRYKRKPFISHYWDCRMKGRPPGTPKSDDPNKKKRKRNVRQRDLCDVKIKITEYFPGARLDLDNSSGLDACLAGQRLWTIQRVNGNGGNGKGDGVAGPHRHTLERSDEIKKNSVQRYLANKGGAKWDKEKAQVSHIHDANSEEKEFIIRRILKKALLKATGAALLTARKHAKESEFKLYAVCFCPFSQRIWIALEAKGMPYQYCETDAFRHPTQPLLANLHGDVPAIVHSGWSCSNSAVILEYLEDLGQGTPMLPVDSRLKANCRFWIDHINRHIVPNFFKLLQHQDPALGDEAGISLQGSIDTLVKAADKKVVDPELWGPFFLGRSMSLVDIHLAPFALRFSRTLAPASIPSSPPGSRWARWLDAIEGDKSVRATTSNHMLYSETLDALMEQYGRHQVEAPNNA from the exons ATGACAGCTCTGAACACCCCGCCTCCgggctccggctccggctccgggCCGGGGCTATCCGCAACGTTCTCAACTCCGGGTCTTCCACCGGATTATCGCGATGCGCTTGAGCTTGGTCTACAAGGATATGTGGCACCCGGTATCGAAGAGGCTTACCATATCCATGCTATACACAATAGCGCTACTATCGCGACACCAGCAGCCCTTGGTCAATTTGGTATACTTGCACCGATAGCAGTGTCGGTGCCTGTTGTGGAAACACCAGCCGATAGGATATTCAGTGTGCAGAACAATGCTCACACACAGGAGATTAGAAGATCAGGTGGCCACTTGAGCAGTAAGATTATTGTTGATCCCCCAGATCTGGAGATGTGGCGGAATAAGCTATTCAACGTGGACGAGACGATTGTTCTTACACATGAAGA GTTCGAGACATATTTTCCTCATGTAGACAATGTCTACTCCCATCGTTCGACCCAGCGTTATAAGCGCAAGCCTTTCATCTCACACTACTGGGACTGTCGTATGAAAGGCCGCCCTCCGGGAACCCCCAAATCTGATGACCCTAACAAGAAGAAACGGAAGAGAAATGTTCGCCAGCGCGATTTATGTGATGTCAAGATAAAAATTACAGAGTACTTCCCGGGGGCTCGACTGGACCTTGATAACAGCAGTGGTCTTGACGCATGTCTGGCAGGGCAGCGATTGTGGACGATACAGAGAGTCAATGGCAATGGAGGTAATGGAAAGGGAGACGGTGTAGCTGGGCCACATAGGCATACGCTTGAGAGGAGTGACGAGATAAAGAAGAATAGTGTGCAGAGGTATTTGGCAAACAAAGGGGGCGCGAAATgggacaaggagaaggccCAGGTAAGCCATATCCATGATGCCAATTCTGAAGAAAAGGAGTTTATAATACGGAGAATTCTTAAAAAGGCCCTTCTGAAAGCCACAGGAGCTGCACTACTCACAGCTAGAAAACACGCGAAGGAGAGCGAATTCAAGCTCTACGCAGTATGTTTCTG CCCATTCTCTCAACGTATTTGGATCGCTCTGGAAGCAAAAGGCATGCCCTACCAGTACTGCGAAACAGATGCCTTCCGTCACCCAACCCAGCCCCTCCTGGCTAACCTTCATGGCGATGTGCCCGCCATAGTACATAGCGGCTGGTCATGTTCGAATAGTGCTGTCATACTAGAATAT cttgaagatctcggTCAAGGAACACCGATGCTTCCGGTAGATTCAAGATTAAAAGCCAATTGCCGTTTCTGGATTGACCAT ATCAACCGTCATATCGTCCCAAACTTCTTCAAACtcctccaacatcaagacccagctcttggagatgaagcaGGGATTAGTTTACAGGGCAGTATAGATACTCTTGTCAAAGCTGCAGACAAAAAGGTAGTTGATCCTGAGCTCTGG GGTCCGTTTTTTCTCGGACGAAGCATGTCTCTGGTCGATATACATCTAGCACCTTTTGCTCTTCGATTCTCTAGAACCCTGGCCCCAGCGAGTATACCGTCTTCCCCACCTGGATCGCGCTGGGCGCGATGGCTGGATGCCATCGAGGGAGATAAGAGCGTGCGAGCCACAACAAGCAACCACATGCTATACAGTGAGACATTAGATGCCTTGATGGAACAATATGGGCGCCATCAAGTTGAAGCCCCTAACAATGCCTGA
- a CDS encoding related to Zn(II)2Cys6 transcriptional activator has translation MPDSNEKGAGTAGNKRPRSDDADGDETAPQQEIPDNASVPKPKRLACMICRKRKLKCDGVRPSCSTCSRLGHTCAYDEQRRKSGPKRGYVKALEERLKQVETLLKTQEPPQNIPKNINVAMSGPPQTASPANLNISNAPINLTGDHSMDQHWNFTDKSPQQGAMDDFNFNASLDMGMNNVGGTFTWEMIGLGLEEPLPPQETIDELHQIYFEKVHPSIPMIHKYRYLAAMNLYQSAPNQRPPVCLRYAMWTLACTITDKYADLKDLFYRRARKYVEADYVKGYGEHMISIAHCQTHTLLASYEMKMMYFPRAWINTGSAIRLAQMTGLHRLDGTGLDVKQCLAPPKDWTEREERRRTFWMAFCQDRYASIGTGWPMTIDERDIMTNIPASEDAFIMSKPEQTQSLSECTSPMGAGKLSPFGGIVLMACLFGRNLVHLHRPDADDLDNDLNGPFWKRHRQMDNILLNTSLCLPPQLKLPTGLSNPNIVFTNMSIHTSTICLHQAAIFKAEKNNLPASVSAESKVRCITAANEIASIMRMISHMDLSTVNPFISFCLYVSARVFVQYLKSRPDDSQTADSLRFLLSAMNALKRRNPLTESFLVQLDVDLEALALRIPKLKTAFPRNNDGPTNPGAPRGARCDNPEGMQGIAAYRNECNYMQPSRGDGNQPDIVEPNHSVPEITTAEESFATQAWMSSDQQLPILTPSSGATFEKTGSGSRTMSGFGDVTGDSQDASGSPDGLTSNRPTPNSSSGSDQRNHLAPGQLNGSGHNSFNASPMSPNQTLMNPSVLDGSTQGFFSDTAGFTMPTSLDQSGGFSMPDGWGDIQGQSGIPQVGEGVLRALMNMGPMDAMDLGTWETKDT, from the exons ATGCCGGACTCAAATGAGAAGGGAGCTGGCACCGCCGGCAACAAACGTCCACGAAGCGACGATGCCGATGGGGACGAAACAGCGCCTCAGCAGGAAATACCCGATAATGCGAGCGTTCCCAAGCCAAAACGGCTGGCATGTATGATATGTCGGAAGCGCAAGCTCAAATGCGATGGAGTCAGACCTAGCTGCAGTACCTGCTCCCGTCTTGGTCATACTTGCGCCTACGACGAACAGCGGAGGAAGAGTGGTCCTAAGCGTGGTTACGTCAAGGCTCTGGAGGAGCGACTGA AACAAGTCGAAACCTTGCTGAAAACCCAGGAGCCTCCGCAGAATATTCCAAAGAACATCAATGTCGCAATGTCCGGACCACCTCAAACAGCATCCCCTGCGAATCTTAATATCTCAAATGCGCCTATAAACCTTACCGGGGATCATAGTATGGACCAGCACTGGAACTTCACCGACAAATCGCCGCAGCAAGGTGCCATGGACGACTTCAATTTCAATGCCAGTCTAGATATGGGCATGAACAATGTTGGTGGTACTTTCACATGGGAAATGATTGGTCTGGGTCTCGAGGAGCCTCTACCTCCCCAAGAAACCATTGACGAACTTCACCAGATTTATTTCGAGAAGGTTCATCCGTCTATTCCCATGATTCACAAATACCGTTACCTCGCTGCCATGAATCT TTATCAAAGCGCTCCGAACCAAAGACCACCAGTTTGTTTGCGATATGCCATGTGGACTCTCGCATGCACCATAACAGATAAATATGCAGATCTGAAAGACCTCTTCTACCGCAGAGCGCGAAAGTATGTCGAAGCGGATTACGTCAAGGGTTATGGAGAACACATGATCTCTATTGCTCACTGCCAGACACATACTCTGCTGGCCTCTTATGAAATGAAGATGATGTATTTTCCCCGGGCCTGGATCAACACTGGCTCTGCTATCCGCCTGGCTCAAAT GACTGGCCTCCATAGACTAGATGGAACGGGCCTCGACGTCAAGCAATGCCTTGCACCACCGAAGGATTGGACAGAACGAGAGGAACGACGACGAACATTCTGGATGGCTTTCTGTCAAGACCGGTATGCTAGTATTGGCACGGGCTGGCCCATGACCATTGACGAACGCGACATCATGACCAATATCCCTGCTTCAGAAGATGCCTTCATCATGAGCAAACCTGAGCAGACACAGTCACTATCAGAATGCACCAGCCCCATGGGTGCAGGTAAGCTGTCGCCTTTTGGAGGTATCGTGCTTATGGCCTGCCTGTTTGGCAGAAATCTGGTACATTTGCACCGTCCTGATGCCGATGACCTTGACAACGATCTGAACGGTCCGTTCTGGAAACGTCACCGCCAGATGGACAATATCCTCCTTAACACATCCCTTTGTCTCCCTCCCCAACTCAAGCTTCCCACTGGCTTGTCAAATCCTAACATTGTCTTTACAAACATGAGTATCCATACCTCGACAATCTGTCTGCACCAAGCCGCCATCTTCAAAGCGGAGAAGAACAACTTGCCCGCGTCGGTCAGTGCCGAAAGCAAAGTTAGGTGCATCACAGCCGCCAACGAGATTGCCAGCATCATGCGCATGATTTCCCATATGGATCTCTCGACA GTAAACCCATTCATCTCCTTTTGCTTATACGTATCGGCGCGAGTATTTGTACAGTACCTTAAGAGTCGACCAGACGACAGCCAAACGGCAGACTCACTTCGCTTTTTGCTCTCTGCAATGAACGCGCTGAAACGCAGGAATCCATTGACTGAGTCGTTCCTCGTCCAGCTCGATGTCGACCTCGAAGCACTTGCACTGAGAATCCCCAAGCTGAAGACAGCTTTCCCACGCAACAACGATGGT CCTACCAATCCAGGAGCGCCCAGAGGTGCTAGGTGTGATAACCCAGAAGGAATGCAGGGCATAGCAGCATATCGTAATGAATGCAACTATATGCAACCCTCGAGAGGTGACGGAAACCAGCCGGATATTGTTGAGCCTAATCATAGCGTACCAGAGATCACGACTGCTGAAGAGAGCTTCGCTACGCAGGCTTGGATGTCGTCTGACCAACAATTACCCATTCTTACACCGAGCTCAGGGGCGACATTCGAAAAGACTGGATCTGGCAGTCGGACAATGTCTGGTTTTGGCGATGTTACAGGCGATAGCCAAGATGCTTCAGGATCGCCTGATGGGTTGACATCAAATCGACCTACACCAAATTCGAGCTCAGGATCTGACCAACGGAACCATCTGGCTCCTGGGCAGCTGAACGGATCCGGACACAACTCTTTCAACGCGAGCCCAATGTCGCCGAACCAGACTTTGATGAACCCGAGTGTTCTCGACGGGAGCACACAAGGATTCTTTTCAGACACAGCTGGATTTACGATGCCGACCAGCCTTGACCAAAGTGGGGGGTTTTCAATGCCTGATGGTTGGGGAGACATTCAAGGACAATCAGGGATACCACAAGTTGGCGAGGGTGTCTTACGGGCCTTGATGAATATGGGACCAATGGACGCCATGGATTTGGGAACATGGGAAACAAAGGATACCTGA
- a CDS encoding related to AAC-rich mRNA clone AAC3 protein gives MAPVLRARQSLSKDKFSGYFGNLRSQPYNDPNNSRGSNPHSLRCIAWNPLGTLVATGSSEKTLRVWNPEKPHVKFSTELKGHSASVEKVAFNPTKDAELCSVSSDGVVKFWDVRTKACFNEVKGLGDAFTLVWAPDGATLLVGNKADTIFVLSPSQSTPLSTHQQSVQTNQIAFCWSGEKIFVTTAEGRIRVLSYPGFQPVLQSKHGEETDEFELNGHTSSCLTADLQPTGRYLATGGSDSIIALWDTTDWICQRTITRMVGPVKSLSFTFDGSFVVGGSDEGSGLEVSHVETGEHVHTFKTAGACPVVAWAPTRYCLAYSDLGILRIVGVDVDRK, from the exons ATGGCGCCGGTCCTTCGAGCAAGACAGAGCTTATCAAAGGATAAGTTCTCTGGCTACTTTGGCAACCTCAGAAGTCAGCCCTACAACGACCCCAATAACTCGCGGGGCTCGAATCCCCATAG CTTGCGATGCATCGCTTGGAACCCCCTCGGAACTCTGGTAGCAACAGGGTCGTCAGAGAAAACCCTCAGAGTGT GGAACCCTGAAAAACCTCACGTGAAGTTTTCAACGGAGCTCAAGGGCCACTCAGCATCTGTTGAGAAGGTCGCATTCAACCCAACAAAGGATGCAGAGCTTTGCAGTGTGAGCAGTGACGGCGTGGTCAAGTTCTGGGACGTGAGGACAAAAGCATGCTTTAACGAGGTCAAAGGACTTGGGGACGCTTTTACTCTTGTCTGGGCGCCCGATGGAGCCACGCTTCTCGTTGGGAACAAGGCAGATACCATCTTCGTTCTGTCGCCATCTCAGTCGACGCCTCTCAGCACGCATCAACAGTCCGTGCAGACCAACCAGATCGCATTCTGCTGGAGCGGTGAGAAGATCTTCGTCACGACAGCAGAAGGACGTATCCGAGTCTTGTCGTACCCTGGATTTCAACCCGTACTGCAGAGCAAACATGGAGAAGAGACGGACGAGTTTGAGCTCAATGGACATACTTCTTCGTGTCTGACTGCTGATCTACAGCCTACGGGGCGGTATCTGGCGACGGGAGGCTCAGATTCAATTATTGCATTGTGGGATACAACAGACTGGATTTGCCAGCGAACAATCACGAGGATGGTCGGGCCAGTGAAGAGCCTCA GCTTTACGTTTGATGGTagttttgttgttggtggaagCGATGAAG GATCTGGCCTGGAAGTATCGCATGTCGAGACGGGAGAACATGTCCACACATTCAAGACAGCCGGTGCTTGTCCAGTAGTTGCTTGGGCTCCAACAAGGTATTGCCTTGCATATAGTGATTTGGGCATTTTGCGGATCGTGGGTGTCGATGTTGATAGGAAGTAA
- a CDS encoding probable G2/mitotic-specific cyclin B: MPPQARATRTRLAGNENDENSGTTRLTRAQAAALKVDELSMPAKAALQTKKSTVNGTAASNTRKRAALGDVSNVGKVDGVAGKKAKGLVSKAAQPTGIEKKTARPTTRTALGSKPTNSKTQSGSGTINKRKVVTDAANTKIKAPVNENEHPSKKQHLIPEERERSETPVEVEVEKPEVSLDKAEVQDAPFEYPPGVKDLDSEDLEDPLMVAEYANEIFEYLRDLECKSIPNPQYMSHQDELEWKTRGILVDWLVEVHTRFHLLPETLFLAVNLIDRFLSEKVVQLDRLQLVGITAMFIASKYEEVLSPHVENFKRIADDGFTEAEILSAERFILSTLNYDLSYPNPMNFLRRVSKADNYDIQSRTIGKYLMEIGLLDHRFMAYRPSHIAAGAMYLARLMLDRGEWDETLSYYAGYTEDEIEPVVHLMVDYLARPVTHEAFFKKYASKKFLKASILARQWAKKNAVLFGITDVHLSLDELS, from the exons ATGCCTCCA CAGGCTCGGGCCACTCGTACGCGCCTCGCCGGCAACGAGAACGACGAGAACAGCGGCACGACGCGTCTTACAAGAGCCCAAGCTGCCGCTCTGAAGGTTGATGAGCTATCAATGCCTGCTAAGGCTGCCCTGCAAACAAAAAAGTCCACAGTCAACGGTACCGCCGCCAGTAACACGCGGAAACGCGCTGCATTGGGCGATGTCAGTAATGTAGGAAAGGTCGATGGTGTTGCTggaaagaaggccaagggaTTGGTCTCTAAGGCTGCTCAGCCCACCGGTATTGAGAAAAAGACTGCGCGTCCTACCACAAGAACTGCTCTCGGCTCGAAGCCTACCAACTCCAAGACTCAGTCCGGTTCCGGCACCATAAACAAACGAAAGGTTGTAACAGATgccgccaacaccaagataAAAGCTCCCGTCAACGAAAATGAGCATCCTTCCAAAAAGCAGCATCTTATTCCTGAGGAGCGTGAACGATCAGAGACACCCGTCGAGGTAGAAGTCGAGAAGCCTGAGGTCTCTCTAGACAAGGCGGAGGTACAAGATGCACCTTTCGAGTACCCTCCTGGAGTCAAGGACTTGGACAGCGAGGATCTAGAAGATCCACTTATGGTTGCCGAGTATGCCAATGAGATCTTCGAGTACTTGCGCGATCTTGAGTGCAAGTCGATTCCCAATCCTCAATATATGTCTCATCAGGACGAGCTCGAATGGAAGACGCGCGGTATCTTGGTCGACTGGCTCGTTGAGGTCCATACCCGTTTCCATCTACTTCCCGAAACCCTCTTCCTCGCCGTCAATCTCATTGATCGCTTCCTATCAGAAAAAGTGGTTCAGCTTGACCGCCTCCAACTTGTGGGAATCACTGCCATGTTTATCGCTTCCAAGTACGAAGAGGTCCTCTCCCCTCACGTCGAGAACTTCAAGCGCATTGCCGACGATGGTTTTACCGAGGCCGAGATTCTCAGTGCCGAGCGATTTATTCTGAGCACTCTCAACTATGATCTCAGCTACCCCAACCCTATGAACTTCCTCCGTCGTGTCTCCAAGGCAGACAATTACGATATCCAATCTCGAACTATTGGAAAGTACCTGATGGAGATTGGCCTGCTGGACCATCGATTCATGGCCTACCGACCTAGTCACATTGCTGCCGGTGCCATGTATTTAGCGCGACTGATGCTTGACCGTGGCGAATGG GACGAGACTCTTTCTTACTACGCTGGTTACACTGAGGACGAGATCGAGCCTGTCGTTCATCTTATGGTCGACTACCTCGCTCGCCCTGTCACTCATGAAGCATTTTTCAAGAAGTATGCTAGCAAGAAGTTCTTGAAGG CTTCAATTCTTGCCCGCCAATGggcaaagaagaatgctGTTCTATTTGGCATCACCGATGTTCATCTGAGTCTTGATGAGCTATCATAG
- a CDS encoding probable mitochondrial ribosomal protein L2 of the large subunit, whose protein sequence is MLQSGLQFAAARQSALRMALSRSLPRTYATIRRSNETTASPKELAENPESQSAILRVYKPRTPGVRHLKRPINDHLWKGRPFLPLTFPKKGQAKGGRNVSGRITVRHRGGGAKRRIRTVDFLRNRPGPHLVERIEYDPGRSAHIALVTEKATGRHTYILAADGLRSGDIVHSYRAGIPQDLLDSMGGIIDPGILAAKTAFRGNCLPMHMIPVGTTVFAVGSAARRGAVFCRSAGTSAVVVNKNEETKDDGTRVMTGKYVEVRLQSGEVRRVSKDACATIGVASNIHHHYRQLGKAGRSRWLNIRPTVRGVAMNKVDHPHGGGRGKSKGNRHPVSPWGVPTKSGYKTRRKHNRNKWVVVPRPRNNGKRRDKAN, encoded by the exons ATGCTTCAGTCCGGCCTCCAATTTGCTGCTGCGCGGCAGAGCGCTTTGCGCATGGCTCTGAGCCGATCGCTTCCACGAACATATGCAACTATCAGACGTTCTAACGAGACCACCGCCAGCCCGAAAGAACTCGCTGAGAATCCCGAGAGTCAATCTGCTATCTTGCGAGTCTATAAACCCCGAACGCCTGGCGTGAGACATCTCAAGCGACCTATCAACGATCATCTCTGGAAAGGACGACCTTTCCTTCCCTTAACATTCCCTAAGAAGGGCCAAGCAAAGGGTGGCCGAAATGTGTCTGGTAGGATCACCGTGCGACACCGAGGTGGCGGTGCGaagagaagaataagaaCGGTTGACTTCCTCCGCAACCGACCAGGACCTCACCTGGTGGAACGCATTGAATACGACCCAGGACGGAGTGCGCACATTGCTCTCGTCACTGAGAAGGCTACCGGACGTCACACTTACATTCTTGCCGCTGACGGGTTGAGGTCTGGGGATATTGTGCACAGCTACCGTGCCGGTATTCCTCAAGATCTACTTGACAGCATGGGTGGTATTATTGATCCCGGTATTCTAGCTGCAAAGACTGCCTTCCGTGGTAATTGTCTACCTATGCACATGATTCCTGTCGGTACCACAGTCTTTGCTGTGGGATCCGCAGCTAGACGTGGCGCCGTATTTTGTCGTAGTGCTGGCACCTCAGCTGTGGTTGTCAACAAGAACGAGGAGACGAAAGACGACGGTACTAGGGTCATGACTGGCAAGTACGTTGAGGTTAGACTTCAGAGCGGTGAAGTTCGACGAGTTAGCAAGGACGCTTGTGCGACCATTGGCGTGGCTAGCAACATTCACCACCACTACCGCCAGCTGGGCAAGGCTGGACGAAGCCGGTGGCTCAACATTCGACCTACAGTCCGTGGTGTTGCCATGAACAAAG TCGACCATCCTCACGGTGGTGGTAGAGGTAAATCGAAGGGTAATCGTCACCCTGTCTCTCCTTGGGGTGTTCCT ACCAAGAGTGGTTACAAGACCCGACGCAAGCACAACAGGAACAAGTGGGTTGTGGTACCTCGACCTCGAAACAACGGAAAGCGCCGAGACAAGGCCAATTAA